From a single Leptospira levettii genomic region:
- a CDS encoding mannose-1-phosphate guanylyltransferase: MAKLPKETPVVLIMAGGKGERFWPRSRTNSPKQLQKVYSNKTLLKETIDRALTITSLDRIYIGTNATLKAEILKKDPKFPSGNFIIEPEGKNTAPIIALSALYFQKKYGNPNLIVLSADAFIDPVKEFTKTIEQALFETENGMVLLGVKPNRPEVGYGYISTGKPTDVGYTVKAFFEKPDFKTALKYIKKKNFYWNPGIFLFRTETILSELERHAPHILGPLKNGFPFKNFGDLKTAFQMLPSEAIDTAIMEKSNRIRMVEATFNWDDVGSWMSLERILPGDKEKNHHQGKEVHYHKASGNISSVQKELITFLGVKDLIVVEEPDVLLITSREGVGDIKAMLSNMRKNKVLQKYLD; this comes from the coding sequence ATGGCAAAATTACCAAAAGAAACCCCTGTTGTTTTGATTATGGCAGGAGGGAAAGGGGAGAGGTTTTGGCCTCGTTCCCGCACCAATTCCCCCAAACAGCTCCAGAAAGTTTATTCGAACAAAACCCTTCTCAAAGAGACAATCGACAGAGCCCTTACCATCACATCATTGGATCGCATTTACATTGGGACCAATGCAACTCTGAAGGCAGAAATTCTTAAAAAAGATCCAAAATTCCCATCTGGAAATTTTATCATCGAACCAGAAGGAAAAAACACAGCTCCCATCATCGCTCTTTCTGCATTGTACTTCCAAAAAAAATACGGAAATCCCAATCTCATCGTTCTCTCTGCGGATGCGTTTATTGATCCTGTCAAAGAGTTCACAAAAACCATCGAACAAGCCTTGTTCGAAACTGAAAATGGTATGGTTTTACTTGGGGTTAAACCAAACCGACCTGAAGTTGGATATGGATACATTAGCACTGGAAAACCAACTGATGTAGGTTATACGGTAAAAGCCTTCTTTGAAAAACCTGATTTCAAAACTGCACTCAAATACATCAAAAAGAAGAATTTTTATTGGAACCCAGGGATCTTTCTTTTCCGCACGGAAACCATATTGTCGGAACTGGAACGCCATGCTCCCCATATCCTTGGTCCTTTAAAAAATGGGTTTCCATTTAAGAATTTTGGGGATTTAAAAACCGCATTCCAAATGTTACCTTCCGAAGCCATCGACACTGCGATCATGGAAAAATCCAATCGTATCCGAATGGTGGAAGCTACTTTCAATTGGGACGATGTAGGATCTTGGATGTCTCTTGAACGGATTTTGCCAGGGGACAAAGAGAAAAACCACCACCAAGGTAAAGAAGTACATTACCACAAAGCATCAGGGAATATTTCCTCCGTTCAAAAAGAGCTCATCACATTTCTTGGTGTGAAAGATCTGATTGTTGTGGAAGAACCAGATGTACTCCTCATAACTTCACGTGAAGGTGTGGGTGATATCAAAGCGATGTTATCCAATATGAGGAAAAATAAAGTTTTACAAAAGTACCTCGACTAG
- the hfq gene encoding RNA chaperone Hfq has product MSAKNNIQDQLLNTARKEKIDLTIYLLNGVPLKGKVVSFDNFTIILENENKQNLVYKHAISTIIPAKPIKLHSEETPKEAGGA; this is encoded by the coding sequence ATGTCGGCAAAAAATAACATCCAAGACCAACTTTTAAACACAGCAAGAAAAGAGAAAATTGATCTCACCATCTACTTGTTAAATGGAGTTCCTTTAAAAGGAAAAGTTGTCAGTTTTGACAATTTCACCATCATTTTAGAAAATGAAAACAAACAGAATTTGGTCTACAAACATGCCATTTCGACCATCATCCCTGCAAAACCGATCAAACTTCACAGCGAGGAAACTCCGAAAGAAGCAGGTGGGGCATAA